A section of the Lathamus discolor isolate bLatDis1 chromosome 6, bLatDis1.hap1, whole genome shotgun sequence genome encodes:
- the AKIP1 gene encoding A-kinase-interacting protein 1 translates to MEGAAAGRTAGLARAVLERARLRRRAAGRHPDPDPDPDPEEDSERLNAAFASIVNLMNQASKECEKYYSSMTTCTRKEHESKHICRYHARQAGKKELESSEEKRAEASVPSSQAQTCQQHARQGSEDILIEVSPGFYSVTATSEDMVQQTHMVDVHAGQSIDLTFVL, encoded by the exons ATGGAGGGGGCGGCCGCGGGGCGGACGGCGGGGCTGGCGCGCGCCGTGCTGGAGCGGGCGCGGCTGCGGCGACGGGCGGCGGGACGGcacccggacccggacccggacccggacccg GAAGAAGATTCAGAACGTCTCaatgcagcttttgcttcaaTTGTGAACTTGATGAATCAAGCCTCAAAGGAATGTGAG AAGTATTATAGCTCTATGACAACCTGTACACGCAAAGAGcatgaaagcaaacacatctGTAGATACCATGCCAGGcaagcagggaaaaaagaactGGAGTCCTCTGAAGAAAAG aggGCTGAAGCCTCTGTACCATCCAGTCAAGCTCAAACTTGCCAGCAACAT GCCAGACAAGGTTCTGAAGACATCCTAATTGAAGTTTCTCCTGGCTTCTATTCTGTCACAGCGACCTCAGAAGACATGGTGCAACAAACCCACATGGTGGATGTCCATGCAGGACAAAGTATTGATTTAACTTTTGTTCTATGA